One window of bacterium genomic DNA carries:
- a CDS encoding type II toxin-antitoxin system VapC family toxin, whose translation MNENFVIDNSIIMTWCFEDEVNRYAEVILDQLEVSTAFVPSIWALEVGNVLLVAERKKRLSLADSARFIALLRDLPIVIEQELPERMLGGMALT comes from the coding sequence ATGAACGAGAATTTTGTTATTGATAACTCCATTATCATGACCTGGTGCTTCGAGGACGAGGTGAATCGATATGCTGAGGTCATTTTGGATCAACTGGAGGTATCTACCGCCTTCGTGCCATCAATTTGGGCTTTGGAAGTTGGCAATGTGTTGTTAGTGGCTGAACGTAAGAAGCGCCTGAGCTTGGCGGACAGTGCACGATTTATCGCTTTGCTCCGTGATCTTCCGATAGTAATCGAACAAGAGCTACCGGAAAGGATGTTAGGTGGAATGGCACTTACATAA